A genomic stretch from Petrimonas mucosa includes:
- a CDS encoding DUF4488 domain-containing protein encodes MKTIHLCTLFVCVIALLAGCGTAQRGLKSETAKRLFGLWEVKAIHNSNEGGYKKVPHGMFKLIVDDGRFVNFMTTDEGAMITVDGKYRLVGDSLYIEEIDHSFNRSQIGKDNPLILRLSGPRFMYLKWFQAVDEFGNNQNQWVEEIWQRLELEDMEVSRVDLEQELRALVKDPNVVKKVID; translated from the coding sequence ATGAAAACGATACATCTCTGTACTCTATTTGTTTGCGTGATTGCATTACTGGCCGGATGTGGAACAGCGCAAAGAGGATTGAAAAGTGAAACGGCAAAGCGTCTGTTTGGGTTGTGGGAGGTGAAGGCCATCCACAACAGCAACGAGGGAGGGTACAAGAAGGTGCCTCACGGAATGTTCAAGTTGATTGTCGATGACGGCAGGTTTGTAAATTTCATGACAACAGATGAGGGAGCTATGATCACTGTTGACGGGAAATACAGGCTGGTTGGAGATTCCCTTTACATCGAAGAGATTGACCATTCTTTCAACAGATCGCAGATTGGGAAAGACAATCCATTGATTCTAAGGCTGTCTGGCCCCAGGTTCATGTACCTGAAGTGGTTCCAGGCGGTTGACGAGTTCGGTAATAACCAGAATCAGTGGGTTGAGGAGATTTGGCAACGGTTGGAGCTGGAAGACATGGAGGTGAGCCGTGTAGATCTAGAACAGGAGCTCAGGGCGTTGGTGAAAGATCCCAATGTGGTGAAGAAAGTAATCGATTGA